The genomic stretch CAACAGACCGCTTTGGCGGTTTAAGAGCTGATCGATGGCCTCGATGTCCAGGCCCAGGTGACGCGCAAGATAGATGATCACACCTGGATCCAGGTCACCCCCGCGGGTGCCCATGACGAGTCCCTCTAGGGGCGTTAAGCCCATCGAGGTATCGATACAGCGCCCGGCTTGGATCGCTGCCGCGCTTGCCCCATTGCCGAGGTGCAGGGTGATGAGGTTACAGCGCGCCAGGGGCTTGCCTAAAAGGCTTGCGGCGCGTTTGGCGACATATTGATGCGAGGTACCGTGAAACCCATAGCGCCGGATCCCGTGCTCGGTATAGAGCCATTCGGGGATGGCATAGCGATAGGATGCAGGCGGCATGGTCTGATGAAAGGCGGTATCAAAGACCGCCACCTGAGGCACCCCAGGGAAGGCAGCGCGCGCCGCGGCGATCCCGGCCAGGTGCCCGGGATTATGCAAGGGGGCAAGCGGCACGCAGGAGGCGATCGCTGCGATCACCTCCTCATCGATGCGTGCAGGGACGCTGAAATGGGCTCCGCCGTGCACGACGCGGTGCCCGATGGCCGCGATCTCCTTAACCTCAGCGATCACCCCCTGGGCGCGTAAGGACTGGATGAGACGGTCGAGCCCCTCCTGGTGGCTGGGGATTGGGTCCTCGGCATAGAGGGTGCGGGTGAGGCCTTTGGCATCGGCCCAATGAAACCGAAACTCGCCTTGTGG from Thermanaerothrix sp. encodes the following:
- a CDS encoding acetate/propionate family kinase; the encoded protein is MKILVLNSGSSSIKYQLFAVDDWSVLAGGIVGRIGEPQGEFRFHWADAKGLTRTLYAEDPIPSHQEGLDRLIQSLRAQGVIAEVKEIAAIGHRVVHGGAHFSVPARIDEEVIAAIASCVPLAPLHNPGHLAGIAAARAAFPGVPQVAVFDTAFHQTMPPASYRYAIPEWLYTEHGIRRYGFHGTSHQYVAKRAASLLGKPLARCNLITLHLGNGASAAAIQAGRCIDTSMGLTPLEGLVMGTRGGDLDPGVIIYLARHLGLDIEAIDQLLNRQSGLL